A part of Fusobacterium simiae genomic DNA contains:
- a CDS encoding alanine/glycine:cation symporter family protein — protein MEKITMISDWLWSYPMVLLLAFGSIYVTIRFKFIQFFKLPLIVKTVYKDIVKENSGEGNISALQAGLTAIGSTLGAGNIIGVAVAISMGGIGALFWMLVIGLFAVCLKYAEVILGIKYREKNELGEYVGGAMYYLKHTKFPILGTLFALFLAFELLPSIGLQALSVVQSAETLGISKYVTGTVMFAIVFVTIIGGIKRVGALMDKIVPFMSFGYFILAWIIILYNYKNIPIVFVKMFAGAFSAPAAFGGMVGGTVAITIRAGLARGTYSNEAGMGTSPIAYAAAITDFPARQALWGMVEVFISTFVMCLTSGLLVTTSGVYEKISYEKAASMPAVAMQGFYGEFWGGTFMTVIIILFVLSTLIVMVYMGEKQIEYIFGTKFSRQSRYIYIVMVLIGAFGHLGSIVSFLDLSLASLVIINMYGVISMTGRAVEESDRFFEHLKNEK, from the coding sequence ATGGAAAAAATAACTATGATATCTGACTGGTTATGGTCATATCCTATGGTATTATTATTAGCTTTTGGTAGTATTTATGTAACAATAAGATTTAAATTTATACAATTTTTTAAATTACCATTAATTGTAAAAACAGTATATAAAGATATAGTAAAAGAAAATTCTGGTGAAGGAAATATATCTGCCTTACAAGCTGGACTTACTGCAATAGGTTCTACATTAGGAGCAGGAAATATTATAGGAGTTGCAGTAGCAATTTCAATGGGTGGAATAGGAGCACTATTTTGGATGTTAGTTATAGGACTTTTTGCAGTATGCCTTAAATATGCCGAAGTTATTTTAGGGATAAAATATAGAGAAAAAAATGAACTTGGAGAATATGTTGGTGGAGCAATGTATTATCTAAAACATACTAAATTTCCAATCTTAGGAACACTTTTTGCACTTTTTTTAGCATTTGAACTTCTTCCTTCAATAGGACTTCAAGCACTATCAGTTGTTCAATCTGCTGAAACACTAGGAATTTCAAAATATGTAACAGGGACTGTTATGTTTGCTATTGTTTTTGTAACAATTATTGGAGGAATAAAAAGGGTGGGGGCTCTTATGGATAAAATAGTTCCATTTATGAGTTTTGGTTATTTTATTCTAGCTTGGATAATAATTTTATATAATTATAAAAATATACCGATTGTATTCGTAAAGATGTTTGCAGGAGCATTTTCTGCACCAGCGGCATTTGGAGGAATGGTTGGAGGAACAGTAGCAATAACAATAAGAGCAGGACTTGCCAGAGGGACTTATTCTAATGAAGCGGGAATGGGTACAAGTCCAATTGCTTATGCAGCAGCTATTACAGATTTTCCAGCACGACAAGCATTATGGGGAATGGTAGAAGTTTTTATAAGTACTTTTGTTATGTGTTTAACTTCAGGTTTACTTGTAACAACAAGTGGAGTATATGAAAAAATAAGTTATGAGAAAGCTGCTTCTATGCCAGCAGTAGCTATGCAAGGCTTTTATGGAGAGTTTTGGGGTGGGACTTTTATGACAGTTATAATAATATTATTTGTTCTTTCAACATTGATTGTAATGGTATATATGGGTGAAAAGCAAATTGAGTACATATTTGGAACAAAATTTTCTAGACAGTCTCGTTATATCTATATAGTAATGGTACTAATTGGTGCTTTTGGACACTTAGGAAGTATAGTTTCATTTTTAGATTTAAGTTTAGCATCATTGGTAATAATAAATATGTAT